Proteins encoded together in one Lathyrus oleraceus cultivar Zhongwan6 chromosome 5, CAAS_Psat_ZW6_1.0, whole genome shotgun sequence window:
- the LOC127086704 gene encoding E3 ubiquitin-protein ligase RHF2A → MDEVPVLEENETKSEAHLTSAAAFVEGGIQDACDDSCSICLESFSDSDPSTVTSCKHEFHLQCILEWCQRSSQCPMCWQSISLKDPTSQELLEGVERERNFRLNPSRNATIFHHPTLGDFELQHLPVGANDADLEERIIQHLAAAAAMGRARHIARREGQRNRSSAQGRPQYLVFSAHPNSPPMAPASSSPSQRGDGEPTHATGEDTPQLTLIPPVQTDQVSASGSGSTAPATDNQGLSYNRRSPSQSSPSSQDRAGPSELQSFSESLKSKLNAVSTRYKESISKSTRGWKERWFSRNSPMSDLGSEVKREVNAGIASVSHMMERLETRENDRSNGNSAPSNLEDGSIQGSNDQHLADSERDSLLRDNDIKTSCTAGSSSN, encoded by the exons ATGGATGAG GTTCCTGTGTTGGAAGAGAATGAAACAAAGTCTGAGGCGCATTTGACTTCTGCTGCTGCTTTTGTGGAAGGTGGAATTCAGGATGCTTGTGATGATTCTTGCAGTATATGCCTTGAATCCTTCTCTGACAGTGATCCTTCTACG GTGACGAGTTGCAAGCACGAGTTTCATCTTCAATGTATTCTGGAATG gtgtcagaGGAGCTCCCAGTGTCCTATGTGTTGGCAATCTATCAGTCTCAAGGATCCCACGAG CCAGGAATTGCTCGAGGGAGTTGAGAGGGAGAGGAACTTTAGGTTAAATCCGTCTAGAAATGCCACAATATTTCATCATCCAACACTGGGGGATTTTGAGTTACAACAT TTGCCAGTTGGAGCAAATGATGCTGATCTTGAAGAGCGTATAATCCAACACTTGGCTGCTGCAGCAGCAATGGGGCGAGCACGCCATATTGCTAGAAGGGAAGGCCAGAGAAATAGGTCATCAGCTCAAGGTCGCCCACAGTATTTGGTATTTTCAGCTCATCCCAATTCACCTCCTATGGCTCCTGCTTCTTCCTCTCCATCTCAGAGAGGGGATGGTGAACCAACTCATGCGACTGGAGAAGACACACCACAGCTCACTTTGATTCCTCCAGTTCAAACTGACCAGGTTTCTGCTTCAGGATCTGGGTCTACTGCTCCTGCTACCGACAATCAAGGATTATCATATAACAG GAGATCTCCTAGTCAGTCTTCTCCAAGCAGCCAAGACAGAGCAGGACCATCAGAACTCCAGTCATTTTCAGAATCTCTGAAATCTAAACTTAATGCTGTGTCAACAAG ATACAAAGAGTCCATTTCGAAGAGCACAAGAGGGTGGAAGGAGAGGTGGTTCTCTCGAAACAGCCCTATGTCTGACCTTGGATCTGAAGTTAAGCGAGAAGTTAATGCAGGGATTGCATCTGTGTCACACATGATGGAACGGTTGGAGACTAGAGAGAATGATAGAAGCAATGGCAATTCTGCTCCAAGTAATTTAGAGGACGGTTCAATTCAGGGATCAAATGATCAGCATTTAGCTGACAGTGAAAGGGACAGTCTTTTAAGAGACAATGACATAAAAACATCTTGCACTGCAGGTTCTAGTTCAAATTAA